From Sulfurovum zhangzhouensis, one genomic window encodes:
- the bamA gene encoding outer membrane protein assembly factor BamA — MKKIALSLVFAGTLLIAQKISQIQYVGLAHLSPSMATEVSGIQVGDEMDIAKINQSVKNFYAQGYFEDVWVESKGNALIYHFKEKVAIANLEIKGFGTGDEGEKLLASTGLKKGDLYDQRRVKEAKKALISNLESQGYYDTVVEVTTTKVSESSVSLVFDVNKGEKITIQKMNLVGAKEVDQGELEANLANKEVDFWGWIPFLNDGVAKVDQLEYDSYRVKEAYMQKGYLDADVSKPLMKVDFGSYNADIDYQIKEGIKYSIGKITIAQNLKGVDSKELIEELSLKSGKVFNINRMRSDINHLKEKIGNRGYAYVDVVPQMHKDEKAQTIDLNYVIKEGVPVTVNDVLISGNSVTKDRVIRRYIYLAPGDKYNATDLKDSKNALGRTGFFEKVDIETQRVSEDKINLLVKVTEAPTGTISAGGGYGSYEGLMVNASVSDKNLFGSGISSTVGFELSKISKNYNVSFTNPRVWDSLYSLGLSVYKRDYEYIDFKQNQLGGNLSLGREFYRHFYASVGVGYVDNQSEINSDVNSTYIQNIFYNDKYQKVSGFASLKFDNTDDYYQPREGFIAAANVELASLNGDLTQENIDEGYTEFANLTKFSGKIGAYYGMAELIDYDLILRAKARFTVISAGDNEYLPIAEKLFMGGVGSVRGYDPYSLSPTVITDNLGNKRAAADGELPNYDLNETSSRIGGTKSASVSLEASVPLSEAAKMRLAFFVDYGIIGTDPIPTKDGDLKFENIARASTGAVVEWQSGFGPINLVFAKAINPKDGDRTSVFEFSMGTKF; from the coding sequence ATGAAGAAAATAGCGCTTTCTTTGGTATTTGCAGGGACATTACTCATCGCACAAAAAATTAGTCAGATTCAATATGTCGGTCTAGCACATCTTTCTCCGAGCATGGCTACTGAGGTATCAGGAATTCAAGTTGGTGATGAGATGGATATCGCCAAAATCAATCAATCTGTGAAGAACTTTTATGCACAGGGCTACTTTGAAGACGTATGGGTAGAGAGCAAAGGAAATGCGCTTATCTATCATTTTAAAGAGAAGGTAGCGATCGCAAATCTTGAGATCAAAGGATTTGGTACGGGGGATGAGGGTGAGAAGCTTCTTGCAAGTACAGGACTGAAAAAGGGTGATCTATATGACCAAAGACGTGTTAAAGAAGCTAAAAAAGCGCTGATTTCGAACCTTGAAAGTCAAGGCTATTATGATACCGTGGTCGAGGTAACGACTACAAAAGTGAGTGAAAGCAGTGTTTCTTTGGTATTTGATGTCAATAAAGGTGAAAAGATCACTATACAGAAGATGAACCTTGTTGGTGCCAAAGAAGTAGATCAAGGTGAACTTGAGGCTAACTTGGCAAATAAAGAAGTTGATTTTTGGGGATGGATACCGTTTTTGAACGATGGAGTAGCAAAAGTAGATCAACTCGAATATGATTCTTACAGGGTCAAAGAAGCATATATGCAAAAAGGCTACCTCGATGCAGATGTCAGTAAGCCTTTGATGAAAGTGGACTTTGGTTCGTATAATGCAGATATAGACTATCAGATCAAAGAAGGGATCAAGTACAGTATCGGAAAGATCACTATTGCTCAAAATCTCAAAGGCGTAGACTCAAAAGAGCTGATCGAAGAGCTTTCATTAAAATCTGGAAAAGTATTTAACATCAATCGTATGCGTTCAGATATCAATCATCTTAAAGAGAAAATAGGGAACCGTGGTTATGCCTATGTGGATGTAGTTCCTCAAATGCATAAAGATGAAAAAGCACAAACGATCGATCTTAATTATGTGATCAAAGAGGGTGTTCCTGTAACAGTAAATGACGTATTGATTTCTGGAAACAGTGTAACCAAAGACAGGGTTATCCGTAGATATATCTATCTTGCACCTGGTGATAAGTACAATGCGACTGACTTGAAAGATTCAAAAAATGCATTGGGAAGAACCGGATTCTTTGAAAAAGTGGATATTGAAACACAAAGGGTAAGTGAAGATAAGATCAATCTTTTGGTAAAAGTAACAGAAGCTCCGACAGGTACTATTTCTGCGGGAGGTGGTTACGGTTCTTATGAAGGTTTGATGGTTAATGCATCAGTTTCCGATAAAAACCTTTTTGGTTCAGGTATAAGCAGTACAGTAGGTTTTGAACTTTCTAAAATCTCTAAGAACTATAATGTTTCCTTTACAAATCCTAGGGTATGGGATAGTCTGTACAGTTTGGGATTGAGTGTCTATAAACGAGATTATGAATACATCGATTTTAAACAAAATCAGTTGGGTGGTAATCTTTCTCTAGGGCGTGAGTTTTATAGACATTTCTATGCTTCAGTAGGAGTTGGATATGTGGATAACCAGTCAGAAATTAATTCTGATGTAAACTCGACCTACATACAGAACATTTTTTATAATGATAAGTATCAAAAGGTATCAGGGTTTGCCAGTTTGAAGTTTGATAATACAGATGACTATTATCAACCAAGAGAAGGGTTTATTGCAGCTGCCAATGTAGAGCTTGCAAGTTTGAATGGAGACCTTACTCAGGAGAATATCGACGAGGGATATACAGAGTTTGCAAACCTTACGAAGTTTTCTGGAAAGATTGGTGCATATTATGGAATGGCAGAACTTATTGATTATGACTTGATATTGCGTGCAAAAGCCAGATTTACTGTAATTTCAGCAGGGGATAATGAGTATCTTCCTATTGCGGAAAAACTCTTTATGGGTGGTGTAGGATCGGTAAGAGGGTATGACCCTTATTCTCTTTCTCCTACAGTGATTACAGATAATTTAGGTAATAAACGGGCAGCTGCGGATGGTGAACTTCCTAATTATGATCTAAATGAAACGAGCAGCCGTATTGGTGGGACTAAAAGTGCATCGGTAAGTCTTGAAGCAAGTGTTCCTCTTTCTGAAGCTGCAAAAATGAGGTTGGCTTTCTTTGTTGACTATGGTATTATAGGAACGGATCCTATCCCAACAAAAGACGGAGATTTGAAATTTGAAAATATCGCGCGTGCTTCAACGGGTGCTGTAGTTGAGTGGCAGTCAGGATTTGGTCCAATCAATTTGGTCTTTGCCAAAGCAATCAATCCTAAAGACGGAGATAGAACGTCAGTCTTTGAATTCTCTATGGGAACGAAGTTTTAA
- a CDS encoding YfhL family 4Fe-4S dicluster ferredoxin codes for MALMITDECIACDACREECPNEAIEENDPIYLIDPDRCTECVGHFDEPQCIAVCPVDCIIPDPDNVENVEELMFKFEKIQEEYN; via the coding sequence ATGGCTTTAATGATTACTGATGAATGTATCGCATGTGATGCATGTAGAGAAGAGTGTCCAAATGAAGCAATTGAAGAGAATGATCCAATCTATCTGATTGATCCGGACAGATGTACTGAGTGTGTCGGTCACTTTGATGAGCCTCAATGTATTGCTGTATGTCCAGTTGATTGTATCATCCCGGATCCGGATAATGTCGAAAACGTAGAAGAGCTAATGTTCAAGTTTGAAAAAATTCAGGAAGAGTACAATTAG
- a CDS encoding Ppx/GppA phosphatase family protein translates to MNHRTAIIDIGSNSARLVIYEKTSRYGFHLICEQKSKVRIGEGAYQKEGHLQPNGIKRAFLTLHSFQETIQKYKTSKTICIATSALRDAPNGKAFVSWIKKELKLDIQVIDGEKEAKYGAIAVNNLLPVSEGITIDIGGGSADLALIKKGRIIDTYSLNLGTVRLKELFFDKGKPLEDARAYIHNALNALPEHFKHHRAIGIGGTARALSRSIMKSTEYPLDKLHGYRYTVSDQQSYFEDVYRSSAKGLKRFPLKPNRFDTIREGTLIFDELLRYMGAEEVITSSVGVREGIFLNSSLNKRTLKFPEGKNPSIESILSRFKPMVNVEKNKKAKLQIALSLYHTLLQQSNIDKIYLNELLSALKLSSIGKTLTIYRSHKHAFYIAIQELNYGFTHEQMALIALLLRTDNDGTVPRILVKEYRSLLPSKNVLTWLSFFYKLTILIHEASNSAKIEFSYENQVLVIYSDKSLYLAKEKIRALKKPIPFAIIIADQNELPKNKNLGII, encoded by the coding sequence ATGAATCATAGAACCGCAATAATCGATATCGGTTCTAACTCAGCCAGACTTGTTATTTATGAAAAGACAAGCCGCTATGGATTTCATCTTATCTGTGAACAGAAATCCAAAGTACGTATAGGTGAAGGTGCTTACCAGAAGGAAGGTCACCTGCAGCCTAACGGTATCAAACGTGCATTTCTTACTCTCCATTCCTTCCAAGAAACCATTCAAAAATATAAGACATCTAAAACTATATGTATAGCAACTTCAGCGCTTAGAGATGCCCCTAACGGTAAAGCATTTGTCTCCTGGATCAAAAAAGAACTTAAACTTGACATACAAGTCATTGATGGAGAAAAAGAAGCTAAATATGGTGCAATTGCAGTAAACAATCTTTTGCCTGTCAGTGAAGGTATCACGATCGATATCGGAGGTGGTTCTGCAGACCTGGCACTGATCAAAAAAGGAAGGATTATTGACACCTACTCACTTAATCTGGGTACAGTCAGACTCAAAGAGCTTTTTTTTGATAAAGGAAAACCGTTAGAAGATGCAAGAGCCTATATCCATAATGCTTTGAATGCACTTCCTGAACACTTTAAGCATCATAGGGCTATAGGTATAGGAGGTACGGCAAGGGCACTTTCAAGATCGATTATGAAATCAACAGAATATCCTCTTGACAAGCTGCATGGTTACCGCTATACAGTGAGTGATCAGCAAAGCTATTTTGAAGATGTCTACCGTTCTTCAGCAAAAGGACTTAAGCGTTTTCCACTAAAGCCCAACCGTTTTGATACGATTAGGGAGGGAACCTTGATCTTTGATGAACTGCTAAGATATATGGGTGCGGAAGAAGTCATAACAAGCAGCGTCGGTGTACGTGAAGGGATCTTTTTAAACAGCTCTCTTAATAAACGTACGCTTAAATTCCCTGAAGGTAAGAATCCAAGTATTGAGTCTATCCTAAGCCGATTTAAACCGATGGTCAACGTAGAAAAAAATAAAAAAGCAAAACTTCAAATTGCTCTTTCACTCTATCATACTCTGTTACAACAGTCCAATATAGACAAAATATATCTCAATGAACTTCTCTCCGCATTAAAACTTTCCAGTATAGGGAAAACCTTAACAATCTATAGATCTCATAAACATGCCTTTTATATCGCTATACAGGAGTTAAACTACGGGTTTACACATGAACAGATGGCATTGATCGCTCTACTCTTGCGTACAGATAATGATGGTACTGTACCTAGGATACTTGTTAAAGAGTATAGATCTTTACTCCCTTCAAAAAATGTCCTTACTTGGCTTAGTTTTTTCTATAAACTTACGATATTGATCCATGAAGCATCTAACAGTGCCAAGATAGAGTTTAGCTATGAGAACCAGGTATTAGTGATCTATTCAGACAAGTCGCTCTATCTTGCAAAAGAGAAGATCAGAGCATTAAAAAAGCCTATCCCTTTTGCGATCATTATCGCAGATCAAAATGAACTTCCAAAAAATAAGAACTTGGGAATTATTTAG
- a CDS encoding prephenate dehydrogenase, with protein sequence MDMTNVGIIGLGLMGGSLSIALQERSNTYRFVGLDHNETHQQQALELGLVHEIVHTLDEISKCDIIILTIPVEGIIAISQQLHDLDEKCTVIDLGSTKAKISSSIPESIRTHFVTAHPMTGTEKFGPKAAIPKLYENKVVVLCDMEKSGTHQQEVAKKLFSEIGMKLVYMGAEEHDRHAAFISHMPHALSYSLANSVMRQEDASSIVALAGGGFRDMSRIAKSSPHMWEDIFRQNRANLIEAIESFEVELKKCRHMVENGEWEALNKWMSEANTLHDIL encoded by the coding sequence ATGGATATGACAAACGTCGGAATTATCGGGCTTGGGCTTATGGGAGGTTCCTTAAGTATTGCACTGCAGGAACGATCAAATACATACCGCTTTGTCGGGCTTGACCACAATGAGACACATCAACAACAAGCACTTGAGCTTGGTCTTGTCCATGAGATCGTACATACCCTTGATGAGATCAGCAAATGTGATATCATTATCCTAACTATTCCTGTAGAGGGAATTATCGCTATCTCCCAGCAACTGCACGACCTCGATGAGAAATGTACCGTAATTGACTTGGGAAGCACCAAAGCAAAGATCTCTTCATCTATTCCTGAATCTATCCGTACGCACTTTGTCACTGCACACCCGATGACAGGAACGGAAAAGTTCGGTCCCAAAGCAGCGATCCCGAAGCTTTATGAAAACAAAGTCGTTGTTTTATGTGATATGGAAAAGAGTGGAACACATCAACAAGAAGTTGCGAAGAAACTTTTTTCAGAGATAGGAATGAAGCTAGTTTACATGGGAGCAGAAGAACATGACCGTCATGCTGCTTTTATTTCTCACATGCCACATGCCCTTAGCTACTCTTTAGCTAACTCCGTAATGAGACAGGAAGATGCAAGCAGCATCGTAGCACTTGCAGGCGGTGGGTTTAGAGATATGAGCCGTATTGCCAAATCCTCTCCACATATGTGGGAGGACATCTTTAGACAGAACCGGGCCAACCTCATCGAAGCGATAGAGAGCTTTGAAGTCGAGCTTAAAAAATGCCGTCATATGGTTGAAAATGGTGAATGGGAAGCACTCAACAAGTGGATGAGTGAAGCCAATACACTGCATGACATCCTATAG